In Mytilus edulis chromosome 7, xbMytEdul2.2, whole genome shotgun sequence, a single genomic region encodes these proteins:
- the LOC139483521 gene encoding short-chain collagen C4-like, producing MVLSYVAFITATLAVFVQCHDCKDYDLSASDQSLVDMMKHYLHTSRKEECPPEGKPSTSGVTYVRWGTKGCPKGVDMVYTGQVGGNDYANKGGGVNNLCLPNDPENGKPLTGADNAQLFGTEYETTSKLKPTGMRDMYQMEVPCAVCHQRKKSVLLMIPGRKTCYKGWTQEYSGYLLSGHKTTSSKDYACVDKNAEPLDNKSSNENGALFYAISTKCGSLRCPPYKDAVEVQCVVCTK from the exons ATGGTCTTGTCATACGTGGCATTTATCACAGCAACATTAGCAGTGTTTGTTCAGTGTCATGATTGTAAAGATTATGACCTGTCTGCATCTGACCAGTCTTTGGTAGATATGATGAAACATTACCTCCATACCTCTAGGAAAGAGGAATGTCCTCCTGAAGGGAAACCATCTACATCAG GTGTGACATATGTACGTTGGGGAACGAAGGGATGTCCAAAAGGAGTAGATATGGTCTATACAG GACAAGTCGGAGGTAACGATTATGCGAACAAAGGAGGAGGTGTCAATAATTTATGCCTACCAAATGATCCAGAAAATGGCAAACCCTTAACAGGAGCTGATAACGCCCAGTTATTTGGTACCGAATATGAGACTACTTCTAAATTAAAGCCCACAGGAATGAGAGATATGTATCAAATGGAAGTACCATGTGCAGTATGCCATCAAAGAAAGAAATCGGTTCTACTAATGATACCAG GCAGAAAAACATGCTATAAGGGCTGGACACAAGAATATAGTGGTTATCTTCTATCAGGTCATAAGACTACCAGTAGTAAGGACTATGCTTGTGTGGACAAGAATGCCGAACCGCTCGACAATAAATCTAGCAATGAAAACGGGGCTTTATTTTATGCAATCAGTACTAAATGTGGCAGTTTGAGGTGTCCTCCATACAAAGATGCAGTAGAGGTGCAATGCGTTGTTTGTACAAAATAG